Proteins encoded together in one Prochlorococcus marinus str. MIT 9211 window:
- the cdaA gene encoding diadenylate cyclase CdaA, whose product MNFGWLINLPFLLDILFASALGILLFSRVNEQRTLWLLRGYLFLVSLAWFVNRFADLPITSKLIDALVLVCSLSLAILWQGELRRLMELLGTGRLAVLLGNPQKEFQASASTVSFLSEAAGKLSQNRRGALIVLDMGSDLRPEDFLYPGVPIDAQVSTELLLNLFAADTPLHDGAVLIKGNRIISAGVILPLSRQTISRYGTRHLAALGITERFDRCICVVVSEESGTLSLANQGRLERPITSSRLLDLLKEFLSSPTGKVVAKVSSSNSGLNDSVSNNLVDDKASKPNTGLSSSIPNKDSLQ is encoded by the coding sequence GTGAATTTTGGCTGGCTAATAAATTTGCCCTTTTTGCTTGACATATTGTTTGCATCAGCACTTGGGATCCTACTTTTTTCAAGGGTTAATGAGCAAAGAACCCTTTGGCTTCTTAGGGGGTATTTATTTCTTGTATCTCTAGCTTGGTTTGTAAATCGGTTTGCCGACCTACCAATTACATCAAAATTAATTGATGCTTTAGTTTTAGTTTGTTCATTATCATTAGCAATTTTATGGCAGGGAGAATTACGCCGATTAATGGAATTGCTTGGGACAGGTCGCTTGGCTGTTTTATTGGGTAATCCTCAAAAAGAGTTTCAAGCAAGTGCGAGTACAGTTTCTTTCTTAAGTGAGGCTGCAGGGAAACTTTCTCAAAATAGGAGAGGGGCTCTTATTGTTTTAGATATGGGCAGTGACTTGAGACCTGAAGATTTCCTTTATCCTGGCGTTCCTATTGATGCTCAGGTCTCGACAGAATTATTGTTAAACCTTTTTGCGGCAGATACTCCACTACATGATGGAGCAGTATTGATTAAGGGAAATAGAATAATTTCTGCAGGAGTTATCTTGCCTTTATCAAGACAAACCATAAGCCGTTATGGAACTAGGCATCTCGCTGCTCTTGGAATAACAGAAAGGTTTGATAGATGTATATGTGTAGTTGTTTCTGAAGAAAGTGGTACTTTATCTTTGGCTAATCAAGGGCGACTTGAAAGGCCTATTACTAGTAGTAGGTTGTTAGATCTTCTAAAGGAGTTTTTGAGTTCCCCAACCGGTAAAGTGGTTGCAAAAGTCTCATCAAGTAATTCCGGTCTAAATGACTCTGTTTCTAATAACCTTGTTGATGACAAAGCTTCAAAGCCAAATACGGGACTTTCTTCTTCGATTCCAAATAAGGACAGCTTGCAATG
- the lysA gene encoding diaminopimelate decarboxylase, with protein MGVSRLFDLNKDQNSPNRNITPITAELDNSDRMTVGGCLLSDLANQYGTPLYVIDEASIRSSCRAYRKALKQSYPGDSFVLYASKANSSLAIDRIVASEGLGIDVVSEGELITALKSGVAGEQIVLHGNNKSDKELLLAHESNATIIIDNQHDIQRLDKLISHKEGSVRLMLRFTPGIECHTHEYIRTGHLDSKFGFDPEQVSDTFAQLKDYKWAKLVGLHAHIGSQIFELSPHMDLVEVMADFFLRAKDLGHPIKDLNIGGGLGVKYIPSDDPPDIYSWVETVSNAVIKAFDTRNIELPRLICEPGRSIIATAGLTLYRIGARKDIPGGKTYLSIDGGMSDNPRPITYQSTYTACLVDRPLANTDQVVTIAGKHCESGDILLNNIALPTASSGDVLGVFGTGAYNLSMSSNYNRIPRPASVLVNNAQSDLVQVRELPEDLLRYDRLPDRFIAKG; from the coding sequence ATGGGTGTTTCAAGGCTCTTCGACTTAAATAAGGATCAAAACAGTCCCAATAGAAACATAACTCCAATTACTGCTGAACTGGACAATTCAGATAGAATGACAGTTGGCGGATGTTTGCTTAGTGATCTTGCCAATCAATATGGGACACCTCTTTATGTAATTGATGAGGCCAGTATTAGAAGCTCTTGCAGGGCATATAGGAAGGCTCTCAAACAAAGCTACCCTGGGGATTCTTTTGTTTTATACGCCTCTAAAGCAAATAGTTCTTTGGCTATTGATAGGATTGTTGCTTCAGAAGGACTGGGTATAGACGTAGTTTCCGAGGGTGAGTTAATTACAGCCTTAAAAAGTGGTGTCGCAGGGGAACAAATTGTTTTACATGGAAATAACAAGTCTGACAAGGAGTTGTTACTAGCGCATGAGAGTAACGCAACTATTATCATTGATAATCAACATGATATACAGCGCTTGGATAAACTAATTAGCCATAAAGAAGGTAGTGTTAGATTAATGTTACGCTTTACCCCAGGAATAGAATGCCATACGCATGAATATATTCGTACAGGTCATTTAGATAGTAAGTTTGGGTTTGACCCTGAGCAAGTTTCAGATACATTTGCACAATTAAAGGATTATAAATGGGCAAAATTAGTTGGTCTTCATGCACATATAGGCTCTCAAATTTTCGAATTATCACCTCATATGGATTTGGTAGAAGTTATGGCAGATTTCTTTTTAAGAGCAAAAGATCTAGGTCATCCTATAAAAGACTTAAATATTGGCGGAGGACTTGGTGTTAAATATATTCCTTCTGATGATCCCCCAGATATTTATAGTTGGGTAGAAACTGTATCAAATGCTGTTATTAAAGCATTTGATACAAGAAATATTGAATTGCCAAGACTGATTTGTGAGCCTGGGAGGTCAATTATTGCTACTGCAGGGCTAACTCTCTATAGAATTGGAGCTCGTAAAGATATTCCAGGAGGAAAGACCTATCTGTCAATAGATGGAGGAATGAGTGATAACCCTCGCCCAATAACTTACCAATCCACTTATACAGCTTGTTTAGTTGACAGACCATTGGCTAATACTGATCAGGTCGTCACAATTGCTGGAAAACATTGTGAATCAGGAGATATTCTTTTAAATAATATTGCTTTACCCACCGCTTCTAGTGGTGATGTCCTGGGTGTTTTTGGCACAGGAGCTTATAACCTTTCTATGAGCTCTAATTACAATAGAATTCCAAGACCGGCTTCAGTTTTGGTTAATAATGCACAGTCAGATCTTGTTCAAGTAAGAGAGTTGCCTGAAGATCTATTGCGATATGACCGCCTTCCAGATCGCTTTATTGCCAAAGGGTAG
- a CDS encoding GNAT family N-acetyltransferase yields MDKELAKRKDLSLDRQVVSLNEVHLDQCMRLNDIALNGLWSKSQWEYELKSDYRHCLGVSEQESLIAISCGWIVANQLDITAVAVDPRYRRLGLGSKILCALINHAKSKGATNATLEVNEENIDGINFYRSLGFLQVGYRKNYYKDLSSAILFSLYIDQ; encoded by the coding sequence GTGGACAAAGAATTAGCTAAAAGAAAAGACTTATCTCTAGATAGGCAGGTGGTTTCACTTAACGAAGTTCATCTAGATCAATGCATGAGGCTAAATGATATAGCTCTAAATGGACTTTGGTCAAAAAGTCAATGGGAATACGAATTGAAGAGTGATTACAGGCATTGTCTAGGGGTTTCAGAGCAGGAGTCGCTAATAGCTATATCTTGCGGGTGGATTGTAGCCAATCAACTAGACATTACAGCAGTGGCAGTCGATCCCAGGTATAGAAGACTAGGTCTAGGGAGTAAAATTCTTTGTGCCTTAATAAATCATGCAAAATCAAAGGGGGCAACAAATGCAACACTTGAAGTAAATGAAGAAAATATTGATGGCATTAATTTCTATCGAAGTCTAGGTTTTCTACAAGTTGGTTATAGAAAAAACTACTACAAGGACCTTTCGTCAGCAATATTATTTTCTCTTTATATCGACCAATAA